A window from Neoarius graeffei isolate fNeoGra1 chromosome 14, fNeoGra1.pri, whole genome shotgun sequence encodes these proteins:
- the csnk1db gene encoding casein kinase I isoform X1, whose amino-acid sequence MDLRVGNRYRLGRKIGSGSFGDIYLGTDISVREEVAIKLECVKTKHPQLHIESKIYKMMQGGVGIPTIKWCGAEGDYNVMVMELLGPSLEDLFNFCSRKFSLKTVLLLADQMISRIEYIHSKNFIHRDVKPDNFLMGLGKKGNLVYIIDFGLAKKYRDARTHQHIPYRENKNLTGTARYASINTHLGIEQSRRDDLESLGYVLMYFNLGSLPWQGLKAATKRQKYERISEKKMSTPIEVLCKGYPSEFATYLNFCRSLRFDDKPDYSYLRQLFRNLFHRQGFSYDYVFDWNMLKFGANRAAEEAERERRDREERLRHSRNPAASGIPSASGRPRGTQDGAPPTPLTPTSHTANTSSPRPVSGIDRERKVSMRLHRGAPVNVSSSDLTGRQDTSRMSTSQNSIPFDHHGK is encoded by the exons ATGGACCTCCGAGTGGGAAACAGATACAGACTGGGCAGGAAAATTGGAAGTGGATCTTTCGGTGACATTTATTTAG GCACTGACATTTCAGTTAGGGAGGAAGTGGCCATCAAGCTCGAATGTGTGAAGACAAAGCATCCTCAGCTTCACATTGAGAGCAAGATCTACAAGATGATGCAGGGAGGAG TTGGGATCCCTACCATAAAGTGGTGTGGTGCAGAGGGGGACTATAATGTGATGGTCATGGAGTTGCTGGGACCCAGTCTGGAAGACCTTTTCAACTTCTGCTCCAGGAAATTCAGCCTTAAGACTGTTCTACTGCTTGCTGATCAGATG ATCAGCCGCATAGAGTACATCCACTCGAAGAACTTTATCCACAGAGACGTAAAGCCTGATAACTTCCTCATGGGACTCGGGAAGAAAGGAAACCTGGTCTACATCATTGACTTCGGTCTAGCCAAGAAGTACAGAGATGCTCGCACCCACCAGCACATTCCATACAGAGAGAACAAGAACCTGACTGGCACCGCCCGCTACGCTTCGATCAACACCCATCTGGGCATAG AGCAATCTCGGCGTGACGACCTGGAGTCTTTGGGATATGTGTTGATGTACTTTAACCTGGGTTCACTGCCGTGGCAGGGCCTGAAGGCTGCCACCAAGAGACAGAAATACGAGCGCATCAGTGAGAAGAAAATGTCCACGCCTATTGAAGTGCTGTGCAAGGGCTACCCCT CTGAATTTGCCACATACCTCAACTTCTGCCGCTCATTACGTTTTGATGATAAGCCTGACTACTCCTACCTCAGGCAGCTTTTCAGGAATCTGTTCCACAGACAGGGCTTCTCATACGACTATGTCTTTGATTGGAACATGCTCAAATTT GGTGCTAACCGTGCAGCAGaggaggcagagcgagagaggcGAGACCGTGAGGAGAGGCTGAGGCACAGCAGGAATCCTGCTGCAAGTGGCATCCCATCAGCCTCTGGGAGACCCCGTGGCACACAAGATGGCGCTCCACCGACACCTCTCACTCCCACGTCACACACAG CAAACACATCCTCCCCACGTCCTGTATCTGGTATAGATCGGGAAAGGAAGGTGAGCATGAGGCTTCATCGTGGTGCTCCTGTTAACGTCTCTTCATCAGACTTGACAGGACGGCAAGACACTTCGCGCATGTCCACTTCACAG AATAGCATTCCCTTCGACCATCACGGCAAATAG
- the csnk1db gene encoding casein kinase I isoform X2 yields the protein MMQGGVGIPTIKWCGAEGDYNVMVMELLGPSLEDLFNFCSRKFSLKTVLLLADQMISRIEYIHSKNFIHRDVKPDNFLMGLGKKGNLVYIIDFGLAKKYRDARTHQHIPYRENKNLTGTARYASINTHLGIEQSRRDDLESLGYVLMYFNLGSLPWQGLKAATKRQKYERISEKKMSTPIEVLCKGYPSEFATYLNFCRSLRFDDKPDYSYLRQLFRNLFHRQGFSYDYVFDWNMLKFGANRAAEEAERERRDREERLRHSRNPAASGIPSASGRPRGTQDGAPPTPLTPTSHTANTSSPRPVSGIDRERKVSMRLHRGAPVNVSSSDLTGRQDTSRMSTSQNSIPFDHHGK from the exons ATGATGCAGGGAGGAG TTGGGATCCCTACCATAAAGTGGTGTGGTGCAGAGGGGGACTATAATGTGATGGTCATGGAGTTGCTGGGACCCAGTCTGGAAGACCTTTTCAACTTCTGCTCCAGGAAATTCAGCCTTAAGACTGTTCTACTGCTTGCTGATCAGATG ATCAGCCGCATAGAGTACATCCACTCGAAGAACTTTATCCACAGAGACGTAAAGCCTGATAACTTCCTCATGGGACTCGGGAAGAAAGGAAACCTGGTCTACATCATTGACTTCGGTCTAGCCAAGAAGTACAGAGATGCTCGCACCCACCAGCACATTCCATACAGAGAGAACAAGAACCTGACTGGCACCGCCCGCTACGCTTCGATCAACACCCATCTGGGCATAG AGCAATCTCGGCGTGACGACCTGGAGTCTTTGGGATATGTGTTGATGTACTTTAACCTGGGTTCACTGCCGTGGCAGGGCCTGAAGGCTGCCACCAAGAGACAGAAATACGAGCGCATCAGTGAGAAGAAAATGTCCACGCCTATTGAAGTGCTGTGCAAGGGCTACCCCT CTGAATTTGCCACATACCTCAACTTCTGCCGCTCATTACGTTTTGATGATAAGCCTGACTACTCCTACCTCAGGCAGCTTTTCAGGAATCTGTTCCACAGACAGGGCTTCTCATACGACTATGTCTTTGATTGGAACATGCTCAAATTT GGTGCTAACCGTGCAGCAGaggaggcagagcgagagaggcGAGACCGTGAGGAGAGGCTGAGGCACAGCAGGAATCCTGCTGCAAGTGGCATCCCATCAGCCTCTGGGAGACCCCGTGGCACACAAGATGGCGCTCCACCGACACCTCTCACTCCCACGTCACACACAG CAAACACATCCTCCCCACGTCCTGTATCTGGTATAGATCGGGAAAGGAAGGTGAGCATGAGGCTTCATCGTGGTGCTCCTGTTAACGTCTCTTCATCAGACTTGACAGGACGGCAAGACACTTCGCGCATGTCCACTTCACAG AATAGCATTCCCTTCGACCATCACGGCAAATAG